The sequence TCGAAGATCTCCAGCGCCGCTTTCCCGGCACTTTCTCCGACGGCCAACTGCGCACCCTGCAGCGTCGCGTGAAGCGCTGGCGTGCCCTGGAAGGTCCCTCCAAGGAAACGTTCTTCCCCCAACTGCATCGCCCCGGCGAGCTCGCCCAGTCTGATTTCACCCACATGGGCAAGCTCGGCATCACCATCGCCAAGCAGCCGTTCGACCACCTCATCTATCACTTCGTGCTCACCTACTCCAACTGGGAAACCGGCAGCATCTGCTACTCGGAGAGTTTTGAGAGTCTCAGCGAGGGGCTGCAGGCGGCGCTGTGGGAGCTCGGCGGCGTGCCGCAGGCCCACCAAACCGACCGGCTGACGGCGGCGGTGCACAATGCCCTGCATCAGCAGGAGTTCACCCAGCGCTACCAGGCCCTGCTCAGGCATTACGGTCTGAGCGGTCGCAAGACGCAGGCCGGCAGTCCCAACGAGAATGGCGACGTGGAGCAGAGCAACCACCGCTTGAAGAGAGCGCTTCGGCAGGCCCTTCTTCTGCGCGGCAGCTTCGATTTTGAGAGCATCGCGGAGTACCGGCGCTTTCTGCGCGAGCTCTTCGCCCGGCTCAACCGCGGTCGCCGAGAGCGCTTGCGCGAGGAGCAGCGCATGCTGCATCCTCTGCCGCAAAGACGGCTGGAAAGCTGTACCCGTCTCGAGGTCAGGGTCAGTCGAGCCAGCACCATCCGGGTCAGCAACAACACCTATTCCGTTGCAAGTCGCCTGATCGGCGAGAGCCTGCACGTCGAGCTTTTTGCCGACCGTCTCGACCTTTACTACGCCCAGAAGCGCGTGGAGACGCTGCCCCGCCTGCGCGGTAAGTGCCGCCACCTCATCAACTACCGCCACGTCATCGATCAGCTGCAGCGCAAGCCGGGCGCCTTCGAGAACTACCGCTACCGCGAGGAGATGTTCCCCGGCAGTTGCTTTCGGCTGGCCTATGATGAGC is a genomic window of Geoalkalibacter sp. containing:
- the istA gene encoding IS21 family transposase — its product is MKTQATGAIAAAKAGMDEKTARKYVTAGKLPSELKVEHTWRTRPDPFEAHWEQVREKLADNPGLEAKTLFEDLQRRFPGTFSDGQLRTLQRRVKRWRALEGPSKETFFPQLHRPGELAQSDFTHMGKLGITIAKQPFDHLIYHFVLTYSNWETGSICYSESFESLSEGLQAALWELGGVPQAHQTDRLTAAVHNALHQQEFTQRYQALLRHYGLSGRKTQAGSPNENGDVEQSNHRLKRALRQALLLRGSFDFESIAEYRRFLRELFARLNRGRRERLREEQRMLHPLPQRRLESCTRLEVRVSRASTIRVSNNTYSVASRLIGESLHVELFADRLDLYYAQKRVETLPRLRGKCRHLINYRHVIDQLQRKPGAFENYRYREEMFPGSCFRLAYDELKERHAPQVAAREYLKILALAAKESEAAVAAALRELCGRQPITAQAVETLIHVEPIALPVAEIGVAAVDLASYDRLLSMEAMAHAI